In [Clostridium] cellulosi, one genomic interval encodes:
- the infC gene encoding Translation initiation factor IF-3 (High confidence in function and specificity), translated as MEVPHISKELLINEEIKDREVRVIDADGNQLGIMPTREALKISAEKNLDLVKIAPKATPPVCRIMDYGKYRFELAKKEKEARKNQKVVDVKEIRMSLNIDTHDLQTKVNHAHQFLKSGNKVKVTVRFRGREMAHTELGGNLLARFAEACADYASLEKQPKLEGRSMSLFLAPKPANNKA; from the coding sequence TTGGAGGTGCCGCATATCAGCAAGGAACTGCTCATCAATGAGGAGATTAAAGACAGGGAAGTTAGGGTAATTGATGCCGACGGTAATCAGCTTGGCATAATGCCGACGCGCGAAGCGCTTAAAATTTCGGCAGAAAAGAATCTTGATTTAGTTAAGATTGCTCCCAAGGCAACACCGCCTGTCTGCCGCATAATGGATTATGGCAAGTATCGGTTTGAATTAGCTAAGAAGGAAAAAGAAGCGAGAAAGAATCAAAAAGTTGTGGATGTTAAAGAGATTCGCATGTCGCTTAATATCGACACGCATGATCTCCAGACTAAGGTTAATCATGCACATCAATTTTTGAAAAGCGGTAATAAGGTAAAGGTAACAGTCCGCTTTCGCGGCCGCGAGATGGCTCATACGGAGCTGGGCGGCAACCTGCTTGCACGTTTTGCCGAGGCTTGCGCGGACTATGCCTCACTGGAAAAGCAGCCAAAGCTAGAAGGACGTAGCATGTCTTTGTTCCTGGCACCGAAGCCTGCGAATAACAAAGCATAA
- a CDS encoding hypothetical protein (Family membership): protein MPKLKNHSGLSKRVKLTKNGKVKRAHAYKSHILNKKTTKRKRGLRHATYFDASNMKAAKRLIPYM, encoded by the coding sequence ATGCCGAAGTTGAAAAATCACAGCGGTTTGTCAAAACGTGTAAAGCTGACCAAAAACGGTAAGGTCAAGCGTGCACATGCATATAAGTCACATATTTTAAACAAGAAAACTACAAAGCGTAAAAGAGGTTTGAGACACGCAACCTATTTTGACGCTTCAAACATGAAGGCGGCAAAACGCCTCATCCCTTATATGTAA
- a CDS encoding 50S ribosomal protein L20 (High confidence in function and specificity), whose product MARVKGAIMTRKRRKKVLKLAKGYWGGKSRLFRTANQAVMKSLAYAYVGRKNKKRDFRSLWITRISAGCKMNGINYSTFIYGLKKAGISLNRKMLSELAVNDAQAFTALVEKAKAAL is encoded by the coding sequence ATGGCGAGAGTTAAGGGCGCGATAATGACGCGCAAAAGAAGAAAAAAGGTATTAAAGCTTGCCAAGGGTTACTGGGGCGGTAAGAGTAGGCTTTTCCGCACAGCTAACCAGGCAGTTATGAAGTCTTTGGCTTACGCATATGTAGGCCGTAAAAATAAAAAGCGTGATTTCCGTTCTTTGTGGATTACTCGTATTTCAGCGGGTTGCAAAATGAACGGTATAAACTACTCAACATTTATCTATGGACTTAAAAAGGCTGGCATTTCGCTCAACCGCAAGATGCTTTCAGAGCTCGCGGTCAATGATGCACAGGCCTTTACAGCTCTTGTTGAGAAAGCAAAAGCGGCGCTTTAA
- a CDS encoding tRNA/rRNA methyltransferase SpoU (High confidence in function and specificity), with the protein MMHRPLQLLLRKQKRRFNRSLARVQKCARAFVFSSANRWEVVITVISSRENKLVKEYISLRDKRNKRRETGLFVIEGARLSFDAAQSGTELTAVFITPEAQEKYADYCSAIERTGAPVYQITSKVASHLADTRTSQGIFCIAKMRDTSLDITNLNPNGLYLALENLQDPGNLGTILRTAEAMGIDGILLSSGCTDIYSPKVVRASMGAVFRVDFVSGLDLTTALSTLKAKGHTVLAAVAKGGEDLLSVDFSKGAVAVIGNEGNGLTDDCIKACSKSVTVRMRGRAESLNAAAAATVIIWEMTKKLM; encoded by the coding sequence ATGATGCACAGGCCTTTACAGCTCTTGTTGAGAAAGCAAAAGCGGCGCTTTAATCGCAGCTTAGCCCGGGTACAGAAATGCGCCCGGGCATTCGTGTTTTCAAGTGCAAATAGGTGGGAGGTCGTAATTACGGTTATTTCAAGCCGGGAAAATAAACTTGTAAAAGAATATATATCGCTTCGCGACAAGAGAAATAAACGCCGCGAAACAGGATTGTTTGTGATTGAGGGCGCAAGGCTTTCTTTTGACGCGGCGCAAAGCGGGACTGAGCTGACTGCCGTATTCATAACGCCTGAGGCTCAGGAGAAATACGCAGACTATTGCAGTGCTATTGAGCGGACAGGTGCCCCTGTCTACCAAATTACATCCAAGGTGGCTTCCCACCTGGCCGACACGCGCACGTCACAGGGTATCTTCTGCATAGCTAAAATGCGTGATACCTCCCTTGATATCACAAACTTAAACCCGAACGGCTTATATCTTGCACTTGAAAACCTTCAGGACCCCGGAAATCTCGGGACAATACTGCGTACAGCCGAGGCGATGGGGATTGACGGCATATTGCTTTCCTCAGGCTGCACTGACATCTATTCACCGAAAGTCGTAAGGGCCTCGATGGGCGCGGTTTTTCGGGTTGATTTTGTTTCGGGTCTTGACCTCACCACGGCACTAAGTACGTTAAAGGCAAAAGGGCACACAGTATTGGCCGCTGTTGCAAAAGGTGGGGAGGACTTGCTCTCTGTTGACTTCTCAAAAGGCGCCGTAGCGGTCATTGGCAATGAGGGAAACGGGCTTACCGACGACTGCATAAAGGCATGTTCAAAGAGCGTGACTGTAAGAATGAGGGGACGTGCCGAGTCGCTTAATGCCGCTGCTGCCGCGACAGTGATCATTTGGGAAATGACAAAGAAGCTGATGTAA
- a CDS encoding hypothetical protein (Family membership): protein MAEDLVEHWIWLQQVFGAGSPKPDKLVKEFGSVGAVYEAGQADYLKTGFLTEKEIRRLNNKSLERSKKIVSDCMKNGYKILTTPDMPQTLQDIYAPPCVLYVWGDLPQPYDSLYIAMVGTRNVTPYGVEVATKLSVGLARCGVTVVSGLAVGVDAAAHKGALKGGGKTVAVVGGGIDIDYPSGHRELKRLISQNGAVVSEYPPGTSPARANFPIRNRIIAGLSLGCVVVEAGSRSGALITASLAAEMGRDVFAVPGSIFSSESKGTNRLLRDGVKPVCGVMDILEEYIGLFPQNIISKITSRELEIEEQQLNFDSVKNSSQSTASNAERPPLAKGTKENADELPFITLDNNNGLQSSAGTESTAKAKYVENNSVKSYPRAVSSHDEGGKTKQLPTSAGNREVNSANHLASCHHAASSHDEEEKINQLPTSAGNRDVNSANYLASCPRAAGLSEKQLLVYNVLSEVPQHVDDIALKANMELRTVLAVLTTLEIEGYVQSFPGRRYKLAR, encoded by the coding sequence ATGGCAGAGGATTTGGTTGAACATTGGATCTGGCTGCAGCAGGTATTTGGAGCGGGCAGCCCTAAACCTGACAAGCTTGTTAAAGAATTCGGCAGCGTCGGGGCCGTCTATGAGGCAGGGCAGGCCGATTATCTGAAAACGGGCTTTTTGACTGAAAAAGAGATAAGGCGCCTTAATAACAAATCCCTTGAACGAAGCAAAAAAATAGTCAGCGACTGTATGAAAAATGGCTATAAGATATTAACGACGCCAGATATGCCGCAGACGCTTCAAGATATATATGCGCCGCCCTGTGTCCTGTATGTATGGGGTGATCTTCCGCAGCCTTACGACAGCCTATATATTGCGATGGTCGGCACGAGAAACGTAACTCCATACGGGGTGGAGGTCGCCACAAAATTGTCAGTGGGGCTTGCACGCTGCGGGGTTACAGTAGTCAGCGGTTTGGCTGTCGGTGTCGACGCGGCGGCTCACAAAGGTGCGCTTAAGGGCGGCGGAAAAACCGTTGCGGTTGTCGGAGGCGGAATAGATATCGACTATCCTTCGGGACACCGGGAGCTAAAACGACTTATTTCTCAAAACGGGGCGGTTGTCTCGGAATATCCTCCTGGGACGTCTCCCGCCCGCGCGAATTTTCCGATAAGAAACCGCATAATTGCTGGGCTGTCGCTCGGTTGTGTTGTTGTCGAGGCCGGCAGCCGAAGCGGAGCGCTGATTACCGCGTCACTTGCAGCGGAAATGGGCAGAGATGTTTTTGCTGTTCCCGGCAGCATTTTCAGTTCTGAGAGCAAAGGCACAAACAGGCTGCTGCGGGACGGCGTCAAACCGGTTTGCGGCGTTATGGATATTTTGGAGGAATATATCGGACTTTTCCCTCAAAATATAATCTCAAAAATAACTTCAAGAGAACTGGAAATCGAAGAACAGCAGCTTAACTTTGATTCAGTTAAAAATAGTTCCCAAAGTACTGCTTCAAACGCAGAAAGACCGCCGCTTGCTAAAGGGACAAAAGAGAATGCCGATGAGCTTCCCTTTATAACACTTGATAATAACAACGGCCTGCAAAGCAGTGCTGGCACAGAATCAACAGCGAAAGCAAAATATGTTGAAAATAATTCTGTAAAGTCTTATCCACGCGCAGTGTCTTCACATGATGAAGGGGGAAAAACCAAGCAGTTGCCAACGTCCGCGGGGAACAGAGAGGTTAACTCTGCGAACCACCTCGCGTCTTGTCACCACGCAGCGTCTTCACATGATGAAGAGGAAAAAATCAATCAGTTGCCAACGTCCGCGGGGAACAGAGATGTTAACTCTGCGAACTACCTCGCGTCTTGCCCCCGCGCAGCGGGCTTGAGCGAAAAGCAGTTGTTGGTATATAATGTATTATCAGAAGTCCCGCAGCACGTTGATGATATTGCGCTGAAGGCGAATATGGAATTAAGAACAGTGCTGGCAGTGCTGACGACCCTGGAAATCGAGGGTTACGTACAGTCCTTTCCGGGAAGAAGATATAAATTAGCCAGATAG